A window of the Cellvibrio sp. pealriver genome harbors these coding sequences:
- the glp gene encoding gephyrin-like molybdotransferase Glp, with protein MDHCAQPQLLPIDDALTRLLAQLVPVQEQQSVALLDALDRVLASDVIAPVNVPADDNSAMDGYALRAQDSPGQLQLIGESLAGHPFRKEIKQGQCVRIMTGALIPAGADTVVMQENVLADGDSIVLNESSPLGNNIRRAGEDIAHGSKVLAAGHRITALDIGLLASLGLAQVKVVRNIRVALLTTGDELLPAGAAPELGKIYDSNRPLLRALLQRLPVELTDLGVIPDNPDALRNAFTQAMQTADVVISTGGVSVGDADYTKDILAELGEIDFWKIAMKPGKPFAFGRLGKGWFFGLPGNPVSTAVTYHQLVVPALRKLSGETQEVTTQTQPVRSAIARHALKKQPGRTDFQRGIVEYQNGIYYVRSAGLQNSGVLTGMANANCYIRLEAERGSVAEGEQVEIILFDSFIV; from the coding sequence GTGGATCACTGCGCCCAGCCTCAACTACTCCCGATTGATGATGCCCTCACACGATTACTCGCACAGTTGGTTCCCGTGCAAGAACAGCAATCGGTAGCCCTGCTGGATGCGCTGGACCGTGTGCTCGCAAGCGATGTCATTGCACCGGTCAATGTACCTGCCGATGATAACTCCGCGATGGATGGTTACGCCCTGCGCGCGCAAGATTCACCGGGGCAGCTGCAACTGATTGGCGAATCACTCGCTGGCCACCCGTTTAGGAAGGAAATCAAGCAAGGTCAATGCGTGCGCATTATGACCGGCGCCTTAATACCTGCCGGAGCCGATACGGTGGTAATGCAGGAAAATGTTCTGGCCGATGGCGATAGCATTGTGCTGAATGAATCATCACCGCTTGGCAATAACATCCGCCGCGCCGGTGAAGATATTGCGCACGGCAGCAAGGTGCTCGCAGCTGGCCATCGCATTACGGCGTTGGATATAGGTTTGCTCGCTTCACTCGGTTTGGCGCAAGTAAAAGTCGTGCGCAATATCCGCGTTGCTTTGCTAACCACTGGCGATGAATTATTGCCCGCCGGTGCCGCACCTGAACTGGGGAAAATTTATGACAGCAACCGCCCATTGCTGCGTGCGCTGTTACAACGTTTACCGGTTGAATTGACCGATTTAGGCGTGATTCCCGACAACCCCGATGCATTGCGCAATGCATTTACGCAGGCGATGCAAACAGCGGATGTGGTGATTTCCACCGGCGGTGTTTCAGTGGGCGATGCGGATTACACCAAAGATATTCTCGCTGAGCTGGGCGAAATTGATTTTTGGAAAATTGCGATGAAACCGGGCAAACCTTTTGCGTTCGGCCGCTTGGGTAAGGGTTGGTTTTTTGGTTTACCGGGCAACCCGGTGTCAACCGCCGTTACTTATCACCAACTGGTCGTGCCAGCATTGCGCAAGTTGTCAGGTGAAACGCAAGAAGTCACAACACAAACGCAACCGGTACGCAGCGCTATCGCCCGTCATGCGTTAAAAAAACAACCGGGGCGCACCGATTTCCAGCGCGGCATTGTTGAATATCAAAATGGAATCTATTACGTGCGCAGCGCAGGCCTGCAAAACTCCGGCGTATTAACCGGCATGGCAAACGCGAATTGTTATATTCGCTTGGAAGCAGAACGTGGATCGGTTGCTGAAGGCGAGCAGGTTGAGATAATTCTGTTTGATTCGTTTATTGTTTGA